One Macadamia integrifolia cultivar HAES 741 unplaced genomic scaffold, SCU_Mint_v3 scaffold_198A, whole genome shotgun sequence DNA window includes the following coding sequences:
- the LOC122071245 gene encoding alpha-glucan phosphorylase, H isozyme-like: protein MTATIIATTSWDVEDGKEIIFDEINQIYVNEEPDLGREKDAALGNGGLGRLASCFLDSMATLNLPAWGYGLRYRYGLFKQRITKEGQEETAEDWLEKFSPWEIVRHDIIYPIKFFGHVEVSPTGSRKLVGGEVIQALAYDVPIPGYKTKNTISLRLWEAKAGAEDFNLFQFNDGQYESAAQLHSTAQQICAVLYPGDATENGKLLRLKQQFFLCSASLQDIIFRFKERRAEKGSWQWSEFPSKVAVQLNDTHPTLAIPELMRLLMDDEGLGWDEAWDITTRTIAYTNHMVLPEALEKWSQSVMWKLLPRHMEIIEEIDKRFMAMVRSTLPDLESKLNSLCILDNNPQKPVVRMANLCVVSSHTVNGVAELHSQILKSELFVDYVSIWPAKFQNKTNGVTPRRWLRFCSPELSNIITKWLKTDEWATNLDLLSELRQFADNEELHAEWATAKMANKQRLAQYVLQVTGVSIDPNSLFDIQVKRIHEYKRQLMNILGAIYRYKKLKEMSPEERKKTTPRTIMIGGKAFATYTNAKTIVKLVNDVGDVVNTDPEVNDYLKVVFIPNYNVSVAELLIPGSELSQHISTAGMEASDTSNMKFALNGCLIIGTLDGANVEIREEIGKENFFLFGAEADEVPRLRKERENGLFKPDPRFEEAKKFVRSGAFGSYDYNPLLESLEGNSGYGRGDYFLVGHDFPSYMEAQEKVDEAYKDRKKWLTMSILSTAGSGKFSSDRTISQYAKEMWNIVECPVP, encoded by the exons ATGACGGCCACTATCATTGCCACCACCAGTTGGGATGTCGAAGATGGAAAGGAGATTATCTTTGATGAAATCAACCAAATCTATGTTAATGAGGAGCCAGACTTGGGACGC GAGAAAGATGCAGCCCTTGGCAATGGTGGTCTAGGGAGGCTCGCGTCATGCTTTCTGGACTCCATGGCTACACTAAATTTGCCTGCATGGGGATATGGTTTACGATACAGATATGGACTGTTCAAGCAGAGGATTACCAAGGAGGGCCAAGAAGAAACTGCAGAGGATTGGCTCGAG AAGTTCAGTCCATGGGAAATTGTGAGGCATGACATCATATATCCTATCAAGTTTTTTGGTCATGTGGAGGTCTCTCCTACTGGATC TCGAAAGTTGGTTGGGGGAGAGGTTATTCAAGCTCTCGCTTATGATGTGCCCATTCCAGGATACAAAACCAAGAACACCATTAGTCTTCGTCTATGGGAAGCAAAAGCTGGGGCTGAGGATTTCAATCTATTCCAATTTAATGATGGACAATATGAGTCTGCTGCTCAGCTTCATTCTACAGCTCAGCAG ATTTGTGCAGTTCTATATCCTGGAGATGCTACAGAAAATGGAAAGCTTTTACGATTAAAGCAACAATTTTTCCTCTGCAGTGCTTCACTTCAG GACATCATTTTTCGATTTAAGGAGAGGAGAGCTGAAAAAGGCTCATGGCAGTGGTCTGAGTTTCCTAGCAAGGTTGCAGTACAACTGAATGATACACATCCAACTCTAGCAATTCCAGAATTGATGCGGCTACTAATGGATGATGAAGGGCTTGGATGGGATGAAGCTTGGGACATAACAACTAG GACTATTGCTTATACCAATCACATGGTGCTTCCTGAAGCACTAGAGAAATGGTCACAGTCTGTAATGTGGAAGCTTCTCCCTCGCCACATGGAGATCATAGAAGAAATAGATAAGCGA TTCATGGCCATGGTACGTTCCACCCTACCAGATCTTGAGAGTAAGCTCAATAGCTTGTGCATCTTGGACAATAATCCCCAGAAGCCAGTTGTGCGGATGGCAAATTTATGTGTGGTATCCTCACACACG GTAAATGGAGTGGCAGAGTTACATAGTCAGATCTTAAAATCAGAATTGTTTGTAGACTATGTTTCTATATGGCCGGCCAAGTTTCAGAATAAAACCAATGGTGTCACTCCTCGCCGATGGCTCCGTTTTTGCAGCCCTGAATTGAGTAATATAATCACAAAATGGTTAAAAACTGATGAATGGGCTACCAATCTTGACCTTCTTTCAGAGCTTCGCCAG TTTGCTGACAATGAGGAGTTGCATGCTGAGTGGGCAACTGCCAAGATGGCTAACAAACAGCGTCTGGCACAGTATGTTTTGCAAGTGACAGGTGTGAGCATTGACCCGAACAGCCTTTTCGACATACAAGTTAAGCGCATCCACGAATATAAGAGACAGTTGATGAACATTCTGGGTGCAATTTACAGATACAAGAAATTAAAG GAGATGAGccctgaagaaaggaagaaaacaacTCCACGCACTATCATGATTGGGGGCAAAGCATTTGCAACATATACAAATGCCAAAACAATTGTGAAGCTGGTGAATGATGTCGGTGATGTTGTCAACACTGATCCTGAGGTCAATGACTATTTGAAG GTTGTTTTCATTCCAAATTACAATGTATCTGTGGCGGAATTGCTGATTCCAGGAAGTGAGCTGTCACAGCACATCAGCACAGCGGGCATGGAGGCAAGTGACACGAGCAACATGAAATTCGCCCTCAATGGTTGCCTCATAATTGGAACACTGGATGGGGCCAATGTggaaatcagagaagaaatcgggaaagaaaatttcttcctttttggtGCCGAAGCAGATGAAGTCCCCAGGCTACGCAAAGAGCGAGAAAATGGACTG TTTAAGCCAGATCCACGGTTTGAGGAGGCAAAGAAATTTGTTAGGAGTGGTGCATTTGGAAGCTATGACTATAACCCACTCCTTGAGTCTTTGGAAGGTAACAGTGGGTATGGGCGTGGTGATTATTTTCTCGTTGGTCACGACTTCCCAAGCTATATGGAAGCTCAGGAAAAGGTGGATGAAGCTTACAA GGATCGGAAGAAATGGCTCACAATGTCAATACTTAGCACCGCTGGAAGTGGAAAATTCAGCAGTGACCGGACAATCTCACAGTATGCGAAGGAAATGTGGAACATAGTGGAGTGCCCTGTTCCATAA
- the LOC122071263 gene encoding serine/arginine-rich splicing factor SR45a: protein MMSYSRRSRSYRPRSPYGRDSRSVSRSFSRSRSRSRSRSRSQDSTEVENPGNNLYVTGLSPRITKKELEKHFSAEGEVVDVHLVADPWTRESRGFGFVTMATLKDADRCIKYLNRSVLEGRVITVEKARRRRGRTPTPGKYLGVRTIRVRRRSPSYSPYRRSRYSSPRYSSDRDRERSYSPYYSRRRSYSPYNSRRRSPSRSQTPYSRSPVGRRDRPYSPYYSRSYYQRRRSYSPDDSRSYLRDRSVSPYYRRRYDRSVSRSVSPKLRSSRRSYSRSVSPKLRRSSRRSYSRSASPRPRSNRRSYSRSVYPATKSSRKSISRIASPRRSYSRSHHRSCSVSSESRSTSVSSRSRSPSPSS from the exons ATG ATGTCGTATTCAAGGCGCTCAAG GTCTTACCGCCCTCGATCTCCATATGGGCGGGACAGTAGGTCCGTTTCAAGGTCCTTTTCAAGATCTAGGTCAAGGTCAAGGAGCCGGTCAAG AAGTCAGGATTCAACTGAAGTGGAAAATCCTGGGAACAATCTCTATGTGACAGGTTTGTCACCtcgcattacaaagaaagagcTTGAAAAGCATTTTTCGGCTGAAGGAGAG GTGGTTGATGTTCATCTTGTGGCTGATCCATGGACACGGGAGTCTCGTGGCTTTGGTTTTGTGACCATGGCCACTCTTAAAGATGCTGATCGATGCATTAAGTATTTGAATCGGTCAGTACTTGAAGGCCGGGTCATTACAGTGGAGAAG GCGAGGAGGAGAAGAGGTAGAACCCCGACCCCAGGAAAATATCTCGGAGTGAGAACTATCCgtg TGCGCCGCCGATCACCAAGCTACTCACCTTATCGTAGGAGCCGTTACAGTTCTCCTCGTTATTCGTCTGATAGGGACCGGGAGAGATCATACTCTCCTTACTACAGCAGGCGAAGGTCATACTCTCCCTACAACAGCCGGCGCAGGTCTCCATCACGATCTCAAACCCCCTACAGCAGATCCCCTGTTGGCAGACGGGACCGCCCGTACTCACCTTATTACTCAAGGTCATACTACCAGAGACGCAGGTCTTATTCTCCAGACGACTCTAGGTCATACTTGCGTGATCGCTCTGTCTCGCCTTACTACAGAAGGCGTTATGACCGGTCAGTCTCTAGGAGTGTTTCACCAAAACTGAGGAGCTCAAGGAGAAGCTATTCTCGTAGTGTGTCACCCAAGCTGAGGAGAAGCTCAAGGAGGAGCTACTCACGCAGTGCATCGCCAAGGCCAAGgagcaatagaagaagctaCTCTCGTAGTGTGTACCCTGCCACTAAGAGCTCAAGGAAGAGCATCTCCCGTATTGCGTCACCTAGGAGGAGCTATTCAAGGAGCCATCACAGAAGCTGCAGTGTTAGCTCAGAATCCCGATCTACATCAGTATCGTCAAGGTCAAGgtctccatcaccttcatcatAA